In one window of Deinococcus sp. KSM4-11 DNA:
- a CDS encoding polyphosphate kinase 2 family protein, with product MKTDAYRVKEGKKIKLAQWATDEDGGLDEKDAKLLTKELQDKLFDWQERLYAERQQSLLIVLQARDAGGKDGVVKHVVGSFNPNGLHISSFKVPNEEELAHDFLWRIHAQAPGKGMIGVFNRSHYEDVLVTRVYDMIDGKTAKARLQHIRHFEALLSGNGTRILKFYLHISPDEQKQRLQDRLDEPGKHWKFNPGDLKDRDHWSQFTSAYQDALTTSTSDAPWYVIPADHKWYRDLVISQILLDTLMDMNPKYPKITFDPAEIRIK from the coding sequence ATGAAAACCGACGCGTACCGCGTGAAGGAAGGCAAGAAGATCAAGCTCGCCCAGTGGGCGACAGACGAGGATGGCGGCCTGGACGAGAAGGACGCCAAGCTGCTCACCAAGGAATTGCAGGACAAGCTTTTCGACTGGCAGGAACGCCTGTACGCCGAGCGCCAGCAGTCGCTGTTGATCGTCCTGCAGGCGCGGGATGCCGGCGGTAAGGACGGCGTCGTGAAACACGTGGTCGGCTCGTTCAATCCCAATGGCCTGCACATCTCCAGTTTCAAGGTGCCGAACGAGGAGGAACTCGCGCACGATTTCCTGTGGCGCATCCACGCCCAGGCGCCCGGCAAGGGCATGATCGGCGTCTTCAACCGCAGCCACTACGAGGATGTGCTGGTCACGCGCGTGTACGACATGATTGACGGCAAGACAGCCAAGGCCCGCCTGCAGCACATCAGGCACTTCGAGGCCCTCCTCAGCGGCAATGGCACCCGCATCCTGAAGTTTTATCTGCACATCAGCCCCGACGAACAGAAACAGCGCTTGCAGGATCGGCTGGACGAACCGGGCAAACACTGGAAATTCAACCCCGGCGATTTGAAGGATCGCGACCACTGGTCACAGTTCACGAGCGCCTATCAGGACGCCTTGACCACAAGCACCAGCGACGCTCCGTGGTATGTCATTCCGGCCGACCACAAGTGGTACCGCGACCTGGTCATCAGCCAGATCCTGCTCGATACCCTGATGGACATGAACCCGAAATATCCGAAGATCACGTTCGATCCGGCTGAAATTCGGATCAAGTAG
- a CDS encoding pyruvate carboxyltransferase, which translates to MTSHPVPPVPDSALPNLFPAAFPPDAFPQIIWDERPATLPARAWTTETTHRDGQQGGLPLTTEVGLAIYERMGAFTGSTGAIRQAEFFVYRPADRAILEGALERWRSGHPVEPTTWIRATRGDAELVAGLGVQETGMLASASDYHTFHKFTPGGRAQAARTYLDAVHAVLDAGLRPRLHLEDATRAPREFVLPFVAAVQALAAAYPEAQAPKFRICDTMGLGLPWEGAAWPRSVPAQVRALLDAGIPGERLEFHPHNDTHLVVANSLAAVLAGCTTINGTLLGKGERTGNAPLEGVLLHLTGLGLIDPPDFTALNALADLYEALGQGVPTKYPLYGRDAHRTRAGIHADGLNKFWPMYAPFDVPSLLGRPLDLSLTRDSGLAGLVFLIRQQTGIKVSKDNPGLRSLHAALNAEFDAGRQTAIEWEELAERVHAVTAGVVASRE; encoded by the coding sequence ATGACTTCCCATCCTGTTCCGCCCGTCCCGGACAGTGCGCTGCCCAACCTGTTCCCGGCCGCCTTTCCACCCGACGCCTTCCCGCAGATCATCTGGGACGAGCGGCCCGCCACGCTCCCCGCCCGCGCGTGGACGACCGAGACCACTCACCGCGACGGCCAGCAGGGCGGCCTGCCGCTCACCACCGAGGTCGGCCTCGCCATCTACGAGCGGATGGGCGCCTTCACCGGAAGCACCGGGGCGATCCGGCAGGCCGAGTTCTTCGTGTACCGCCCCGCCGACCGCGCCATCCTGGAGGGTGCCCTGGAACGCTGGCGCAGCGGGCATCCCGTCGAGCCAACCACCTGGATCCGCGCGACCCGGGGGGATGCCGAGCTGGTGGCCGGACTGGGCGTGCAGGAAACCGGCATGCTGGCCAGCGCCAGCGATTACCACACCTTCCACAAGTTCACGCCGGGTGGCCGCGCCCAGGCAGCCCGCACCTATCTGGACGCCGTACACGCGGTTCTCGACGCCGGTCTGCGGCCACGCCTGCATCTGGAAGATGCCACCCGCGCCCCCCGCGAGTTCGTCCTGCCCTTCGTGGCCGCCGTGCAGGCCCTCGCGGCTGCGTATCCGGAGGCACAAGCGCCCAAATTCCGCATCTGCGACACCATGGGCCTGGGCCTGCCGTGGGAGGGCGCGGCGTGGCCCCGCAGCGTGCCCGCTCAGGTGCGCGCCCTGCTGGACGCGGGCATTCCAGGCGAGCGGCTGGAATTCCACCCCCACAACGATACGCATCTCGTCGTGGCGAATTCCCTGGCGGCCGTCCTGGCAGGCTGCACCACGATCAACGGCACCCTGCTCGGCAAGGGCGAACGCACGGGCAATGCCCCGCTGGAAGGGGTGCTGCTGCACCTGACCGGCCTGGGCCTGATCGACCCGCCGGACTTCACGGCCCTGAACGCCCTGGCCGACCTCTACGAGGCGCTGGGTCAGGGCGTGCCCACCAAGTATCCGCTGTATGGCCGCGACGCGCACAGAACCAGGGCGGGCATCCACGCGGACGGCCTGAACAAGTTTTGGCCCATGTACGCGCCGTTCGACGTGCCCAGCCTGCTCGGGCGCCCACTCGACCTGTCGCTGACCCGGGACAGCGGGCTCGCGGGCCTGGTCTTCCTGATCAGGCAGCAGACCGGCATTAAGGTCAGCAAGGACAACCCGGGACTGCGCTCCCTGCACGCGGCCCTCAATGCCGAATTCGACGCGGGCCGGCAGACGGCCATCGAGTGGGAAGAACTCGCTGAGCGCGTCCACGCCGTCACAGCCGGGGTGGTAGCCTCCAGGGAATGA
- a CDS encoding citrate/2-methylcitrate synthase gives MTDVTFLTASEATARLGVKAATLYAYVSRGLIRSEAGPSGTRERRYHAGDVQTLLARQGLRRDPEGGVQDAVGGALDWGTPVLDSALTRIADSRLTYRGHDALALAETLGVEQVAALLWADDPDAWAALPLRARLNLSAHPRAGTPLEAFAYALTHAGAHDLTALDVRPQAGPVQAARVLNLLYATLERHEGVPPAPDLPLHARLARAWGVPGQADLLRRALVLLADHELNVSTFTARVAASGGASLHHVTLAALGALQGPKHGLAALAAADLLTHAERSGARTALREATRRHGHPPGFGHRLYPAGDPRAKALLDVLETQEEPGEVVRTAGAVRLMMVQETGEQANVDLALAALVMALGQPPEAAVTLFALARAVGWLAHALETLGSGRLIRPRARYVGR, from the coding sequence GTGACCGACGTGACCTTCCTCACGGCCTCCGAGGCGACCGCGCGGCTGGGCGTGAAGGCGGCCACCCTGTACGCTTACGTCTCGCGTGGCCTGATCCGCAGCGAGGCCGGGCCAAGCGGCACGCGTGAGCGCCGGTACCACGCCGGGGACGTGCAGACCCTGCTGGCCCGGCAGGGTCTGCGCCGTGACCCGGAAGGAGGCGTTCAGGACGCGGTGGGCGGCGCACTGGACTGGGGCACTCCCGTGCTCGACAGCGCCCTGACCCGGATCGCGGACAGTCGCCTGACCTACCGAGGCCACGACGCCCTGGCCCTGGCCGAGACCCTGGGCGTGGAGCAGGTGGCCGCCCTGCTGTGGGCCGACGATCCCGACGCCTGGGCGGCCCTGCCCCTGCGCGCCCGCCTGAACCTCAGTGCCCACCCGCGGGCCGGAACACCTCTGGAAGCGTTCGCATACGCCCTGACGCACGCGGGTGCCCATGACCTGACGGCGCTCGATGTCCGCCCGCAGGCCGGGCCAGTGCAGGCCGCCCGCGTCCTGAATCTGCTGTACGCCACGCTGGAACGGCACGAGGGCGTCCCGCCTGCGCCGGATCTTCCGCTCCATGCCCGGCTGGCCCGCGCGTGGGGCGTGCCCGGTCAGGCCGATCTGCTGCGCCGCGCCCTGGTGCTGCTCGCCGACCACGAGCTGAACGTCAGCACCTTCACGGCGCGGGTGGCCGCGAGCGGCGGGGCCAGCCTGCACCATGTGACCCTGGCCGCCCTGGGAGCCTTGCAGGGGCCGAAACACGGTCTGGCTGCCCTCGCCGCCGCCGACCTGCTCACCCATGCAGAGAGGAGTGGCGCCCGCACCGCCCTGCGAGAGGCCACGCGCCGTCACGGCCACCCGCCGGGTTTCGGGCACCGCCTCTACCCAGCTGGCGATCCACGCGCGAAAGCGCTGCTGGACGTCTTGGAGACTCAGGAGGAGCCGGGCGAGGTCGTCCGCACAGCTGGCGCAGTCCGCCTGATGATGGTGCAGGAGACGGGCGAGCAGGCCAACGTCGATCTGGCCCTGGCCGCGCTGGTCATGGCCCTGGGGCAGCCCCCGGAGGCGGCGGTGACCCTCTTCGCGCTGGCCCGCGCTGTCGGCTGGCTGGCGCACGCGCTGGAAACGCTGGGCAGCGGCCGCCTGATCCGGCCCCGCGCGCGGTATGTGGGCCGCTGA
- a CDS encoding MFS transporter, with protein MTTALSTTPASRMQAEAARRAVGAIFLVNGMVFATWAVNIPGVRDDLHLDASQIGLALLASGVGGVLAMSQVGRWTSRWGSDRVTRVATVLFLLSLLLPLLAVNLWTLILGLALLGAANGVMDVAMNAQGVTVEQALGRPIISRLHAYFSLGGLLGAALGTLLIGRVPMLTHALIVVVGTVAAGLYAMRFLIPDPPAAPTHHHDGTPAKPAPLFSVAVLLLGAMCFLGMLSEAANYDWTALYFRDVLGLAGGAAGIGYTAFVATMTLGRWFGDMGRARLGDERIVRVGALTTALGMGLALLWRDPVPATLGFALSGIGLSNVVPVMYGTAGHALAGRGIALVAAIGYGGFLLGPPVIGFVARHVGLPAALGIALAGAALVALLGGKAFALVRGTPSGARPVAAD; from the coding sequence ATGACGACCGCGCTGTCCACCACTCCCGCCTCTCGGATGCAGGCCGAGGCCGCCCGCCGCGCCGTCGGGGCGATCTTCCTGGTGAACGGCATGGTCTTCGCCACCTGGGCCGTGAACATCCCCGGCGTCCGCGACGACCTGCACCTGGACGCCTCGCAGATCGGTCTGGCCCTGCTGGCCAGCGGTGTCGGCGGCGTGCTGGCCATGAGCCAGGTGGGGCGCTGGACGTCGCGCTGGGGCAGCGACCGGGTCACGCGCGTGGCCACCGTCCTGTTCCTGCTCTCGCTGCTGCTGCCCCTGCTGGCTGTGAACCTGTGGACTCTGATCCTCGGCCTCGCGCTGCTGGGGGCCGCGAACGGCGTGATGGACGTCGCCATGAACGCGCAGGGCGTCACCGTCGAACAGGCCCTGGGGCGCCCGATCATCAGCCGCCTGCACGCGTACTTCAGCCTCGGCGGCCTGCTGGGCGCGGCGCTGGGCACCCTGCTGATCGGACGCGTGCCCATGCTCACGCACGCGCTGATCGTGGTGGTCGGAACGGTCGCCGCCGGACTGTACGCCATGCGCTTCCTGATCCCGGATCCGCCCGCCGCGCCCACCCACCACCACGACGGCACACCCGCCAAGCCCGCCCCGCTGTTCAGCGTGGCCGTGCTGCTGCTGGGCGCCATGTGCTTCCTGGGCATGCTCTCCGAGGCCGCGAACTACGACTGGACCGCCCTGTACTTCCGGGATGTGCTGGGGCTGGCGGGTGGCGCGGCCGGGATCGGCTACACGGCCTTCGTGGCCACCATGACCCTCGGCCGCTGGTTCGGGGACATGGGCCGGGCACGCCTGGGTGACGAGCGCATCGTGCGGGTCGGAGCGCTCACGACCGCCCTGGGCATGGGGCTGGCCCTGCTGTGGCGCGACCCAGTGCCCGCCACCCTGGGCTTCGCGCTCTCGGGCATCGGCCTGAGCAACGTGGTGCCCGTTATGTACGGCACGGCCGGACACGCCCTGGCCGGACGGGGGATCGCGCTGGTGGCCGCCATCGGCTACGGCGGCTTCCTGCTGGGGCCGCCCGTGATCGGGTTCGTGGCGCGGCACGTGGGCCTCCCGGCCGCGCTGGGCATCGCCCTGGCGGGGGCTGCACTGGTGGCTCTGCTGGGCGGCAAGGCCTTCGCCCTGGTCCGGGGCACGCCGTCCGGGGCACGTCCGGTGGCCGCCGACTGA
- a CDS encoding substrate-binding domain-containing protein: MPPAKPSAPSTAPPPRGGRITLREVARALGVSVATVSNAYNRPDQLSEELRERILETARTLGYRGPDPLARSLRRGRTGVIGVVYDAPLEYAFADPAAALFLGSVTHAIQDRALNLLLLASPEDVMPVRSASVDAFIVYCAAENSDLLRAVLDRGLPTVLVDQYAHPQAVQIGIDDAGGAREAARHLRDLGHEHIGIVCLELGPERHSGPVTPERERAVSYRTTAERLHGYRSGAQGAVLYPVETEQNTPQEGETRALELLAAHPDITGLLCMSDVLAQGALRAAKTLGRSVPDDLSIIGYDDLPSSTTFNLTTVWQPTTDKGRHVGEALLDLLSGSAAENVTLPTRLVVRGTTAPGPRTR; the protein is encoded by the coding sequence ATGCCCCCCGCCAAGCCATCTGCGCCGTCGACCGCACCCCCGCCCCGGGGGGGACGGATCACGCTCCGCGAGGTGGCCCGCGCCCTGGGTGTGTCGGTCGCCACCGTGAGCAACGCCTATAACCGGCCCGATCAGCTCTCCGAGGAACTGCGGGAGCGCATCCTGGAGACCGCCCGCACCCTCGGCTACCGTGGCCCCGATCCCCTGGCGCGCAGCCTGCGCCGGGGCCGGACCGGCGTGATCGGCGTGGTGTACGACGCGCCGCTGGAATACGCCTTCGCCGACCCGGCCGCCGCCCTGTTCCTCGGCAGCGTCACTCACGCCATTCAGGACCGGGCGCTCAACCTGCTGCTGCTCGCCAGCCCGGAGGATGTCATGCCGGTGCGGAGTGCCAGCGTGGACGCCTTCATCGTGTACTGCGCCGCCGAGAACAGCGACCTGCTGCGCGCGGTGCTCGACCGGGGCCTGCCGACCGTCCTGGTCGACCAGTACGCCCACCCGCAGGCCGTGCAGATCGGCATCGACGACGCCGGTGGCGCGCGCGAGGCCGCCCGGCACCTGCGCGACCTGGGGCACGAGCACATCGGCATCGTGTGTCTGGAACTCGGCCCAGAACGCCACAGCGGGCCGGTCACGCCCGAGCGTGAGCGCGCCGTCTCGTACCGCACGACCGCCGAACGCCTGCACGGGTACCGCTCCGGGGCCCAGGGGGCCGTGCTGTACCCCGTCGAGACCGAACAGAACACCCCGCAGGAGGGCGAGACCCGCGCGCTGGAGCTGCTCGCCGCCCACCCGGACATCACCGGCCTGCTGTGCATGAGCGACGTGCTTGCCCAGGGCGCCCTGCGCGCCGCCAAAACGCTGGGACGAAGCGTGCCGGACGACCTGAGCATCATCGGCTACGACGACCTGCCCAGCAGCACCACCTTCAACCTGACGACCGTGTGGCAGCCCACCACCGACAAGGGCCGTCACGTGGGCGAGGCGCTCCTGGATCTGCTGAGCGGCTCCGCTGCCGAGAACGTCA